A window from Maribacter dokdonensis DSW-8 encodes these proteins:
- a CDS encoding ATP-dependent Clp protease ATP-binding subunit: MDDNFSPRVKDVIAYSKEEALRLGHDFIGTEHLMLGLLRDGNGKAISILDALEVDLEHLRRKVEILSPSNPNASGVQKDKKNLHLTRQAERALKTTFLEAKLFQSSSINTAHLLLCILRNENDPTTKLLHKLKVDYDGVKEQFKFMITSDDDMVDGPTAESFPSDSEESNEGKESTFGSASNQKGAKKSKTPVLDNFGRDLTQMAEENKLDPVVGREKEIERVSQILSRRKKNNPLLIGEPGVGKSAIAEGLALRIINKKVSRILYNKRVVTLDLASLVAGTKYRGQFEERMKAVMNELEKNEDVILFIDEIHTIVGAGGATGSLDASNMFKPALARGEIQCIGATTLDEYRQYIEKDGALERRFQKVIVEPTSVEETVEILHNIKGKYEDHHNVTYTDEAIEACVKLTNRYMTDRFLPDKAIDALDEAGSRVHIVNMDVPKQILELEKKLEDVRELKNSVVKKQKYEEAAKLRDDEKSLEKELAIAQERWEDDSKLNKETVSEENVADVVSMMSGIPVNRIAQTESNKLAGLPELIKSNVIGQNDAVAKVSKAIQRNRAGLKDPNKPIGSFIFLGQTGVGKTQLAKVLAKELFDSEDALIRIDMSEYMEKFAISRLVGAPPGYVGYEEGGQLTEKVRRKPYSVILLDEVEKAHPDVFNMLLQVLDDGFLTDSLGRKIDFRNTIIIMTSNIGARQLKDFGQGVGFGTAAKKSQEDAHQKGVIENALKKAFAPEFLNRIDDVIVFNALEREDIHKIIDIELAKLFKRIKDIGYHLNLTDEAKDYIAEKGFDKQYGARPLKRAIQKYIEDALAEEIVNSKLKEGDSIYIDLDKKSEELTIKIEKAEEESPKT; encoded by the coding sequence ATGGATGATAATTTTTCCCCAAGAGTAAAGGATGTTATTGCTTATAGCAAAGAGGAAGCATTACGACTTGGTCACGATTTTATCGGTACCGAGCACCTCATGCTTGGGCTTCTTAGAGATGGAAACGGGAAGGCCATTAGCATTTTAGATGCTTTAGAAGTCGATTTAGAACACTTACGTAGAAAGGTAGAAATTCTAAGTCCTTCTAACCCTAACGCGAGTGGCGTACAAAAAGACAAAAAGAACTTGCATTTGACAAGACAAGCTGAACGTGCTTTAAAAACAACTTTTTTAGAAGCTAAACTTTTTCAAAGTTCTTCTATAAATACTGCGCACCTTCTACTTTGTATCCTTAGAAATGAAAACGATCCTACAACAAAACTTTTACATAAACTTAAGGTCGATTACGACGGTGTTAAAGAACAGTTTAAATTTATGATTACAAGTGATGACGATATGGTAGATGGCCCAACGGCCGAATCTTTCCCAAGTGACTCTGAAGAGTCCAATGAAGGAAAAGAAAGCACCTTTGGCTCTGCTTCTAATCAAAAAGGTGCCAAAAAATCTAAAACTCCAGTTCTGGATAATTTTGGTAGGGACCTTACACAGATGGCAGAGGAAAACAAACTGGACCCTGTTGTTGGTAGAGAAAAAGAAATTGAAAGGGTTTCGCAAATTCTTAGCCGAAGAAAAAAGAACAATCCACTGTTAATTGGTGAGCCAGGTGTTGGTAAAAGTGCCATTGCAGAGGGTCTTGCCCTTCGAATAATCAATAAAAAAGTTTCAAGAATTCTGTACAATAAAAGAGTGGTAACACTTGACCTTGCTTCTTTGGTTGCCGGGACTAAATACAGAGGACAGTTTGAAGAACGCATGAAAGCGGTCATGAACGAACTTGAAAAGAATGAAGATGTCATTTTATTCATAGATGAAATTCATACTATTGTTGGTGCCGGTGGCGCAACTGGAAGTTTAGATGCTTCAAATATGTTTAAACCTGCATTGGCAAGAGGCGAAATTCAATGTATTGGTGCAACTACTTTAGATGAATACAGACAATATATTGAAAAAGATGGTGCCCTAGAAAGACGTTTTCAAAAGGTTATTGTAGAACCTACTTCTGTTGAAGAAACAGTGGAGATTCTACATAATATTAAAGGTAAATACGAAGACCACCATAATGTAACCTATACTGACGAAGCTATTGAAGCTTGCGTAAAACTTACAAATAGGTACATGACCGATCGTTTTTTACCGGACAAGGCTATCGATGCTTTAGATGAGGCTGGCTCTAGAGTACACATTGTTAATATGGATGTTCCAAAGCAAATTCTTGAATTAGAAAAGAAATTGGAAGATGTTCGTGAACTTAAAAACAGTGTGGTAAAAAAGCAGAAATACGAAGAAGCTGCTAAATTACGTGATGACGAAAAGAGTCTGGAAAAAGAACTTGCCATAGCCCAAGAGCGATGGGAAGATGACAGTAAACTGAACAAAGAGACCGTTAGCGAAGAAAATGTTGCCGATGTTGTTTCAATGATGAGCGGTATACCTGTTAATAGAATAGCGCAAACAGAAAGTAATAAATTAGCTGGTCTACCGGAATTGATCAAATCTAATGTAATTGGTCAAAACGATGCCGTTGCAAAGGTTTCCAAAGCTATTCAGCGTAATAGAGCGGGACTTAAAGATCCCAACAAGCCAATTGGCTCATTTATATTCTTAGGTCAGACCGGTGTTGGTAAAACCCAACTTGCCAAAGTATTGGCAAAAGAACTTTTTGATTCTGAAGACGCTCTTATACGTATTGATATGAGTGAGTATATGGAGAAGTTTGCCATCTCTAGATTGGTAGGTGCCCCTCCAGGATATGTAGGTTATGAAGAAGGTGGTCAACTAACAGAAAAAGTTAGAAGAAAACCGTATTCGGTAATACTATTGGATGAGGTTGAAAAGGCACACCCAGATGTTTTCAATATGCTTTTACAGGTATTGGATGATGGTTTCTTAACAGATAGTTTGGGTCGTAAGATCGACTTTAGAAATACTATCATTATTATGACCTCCAATATTGGAGCTAGACAATTAAAAGATTTTGGACAAGGTGTAGGTTTTGGTACAGCTGCAAAAAAATCTCAGGAAGATGCTCACCAGAAAGGTGTTATTGAAAATGCCTTAAAGAAAGCTTTTGCCCCAGAGTTTTTAAATAGAATTGATGATGTTATTGTATTTAATGCCCTGGAAAGAGAGGACATTCATAAGATCATTGATATAGAACTAGCTAAATTGTTCAAGAGAATCAAGGATATTGGTTACCACTTGAATCTTACCGATGAAGCAAAAGACTATATCGCTGAGAAAGGTTTTGATAAGCAGTATGGTGCAAGACCGTTAAAAAGAGCAATTCAAAAATACATTGAAGATGCCTTAGCGGAAGAAATAGTGAATTCCAAGCTTAAGGAAGGTGACAGTATTTATATTGATCTTGACAAAAAGAGCGAAGAATTGACCATTAAGATTGAAAAAGCCGAGGAAGAGTCTCCTAAAACGTAG